CTCGGGCCGTCCGGTGATCACGGCGGTCAGCTCCAGGCCCGCCCTGGCGGCTCCGCTCCTCGCGGCCACCTCGATCTTGTATTCGCCCGCCTGCACCCGCGGGGGCGGGCTCACCTCGATGTCGACGTTCTTGGTCTCGCCCGCCTTGATGGGCAGTGTGGTCACTTCCTGCCCCGAGAACTGCGGCTTGAACACGACTTCGAAGCCCTGGGGGGCGTCGGCCTCGAGGCCGACGAGAAGGTCTTGATCCGATTCGTTCTTGAGGGTGGCCCGGTAGCGGAAGGTGGTCTTGGGGGTGCCCTTGAGCACGGGTAGTTCCACCTCGAGCCGCAGCGAAGGCGGCAGCACCTTGCCTACGGTGAGGGTGAGGGGGAGGCGGGCCCGGGCGCTCGCCCCCTCGGCGAGAACGGTCATCGTGTAGCGGCCTTCCCCGACCTCCTTGGGCACCTCGACGCGGAGGGTGAGGTTCTGCGTAGCGTCGGGCGCCAGGAAAGCGGCCTCGACCACCCTTCCGCTGCCCAGGAAGGCGACCGTCCAGCCCGCGGGCGCGCCCTCGACGCGCAAGCGCGTGAGCTGGGGTGGGAGGCCGTAGTTCCTCAGCGTCAGGGGAAGGTTGACCACCTCGCCCGCCTTGACGGTGAGCGCGGGGTAGGGGGTGGAGAGCACGAGTCCTTTGTAGGTGGTCTGCCCTTGTGCGAACGTTACGGCCAACGCCAACAGGAAGCCTGCGAGTCTCCGCATCGTTCACCTCCAACGCACCAATTTTCCAGCAATAGGGGATAAAAAATATGAACCGCAGGGACGCAACCCTGCGGTTCGGCGCACGGCGGCGGCTACTCGGGTTCGCGCAGCACCGCGCCGTGGGCGGCGTTGGTGACGAGCGCCCGGTAGCGCTTGAGCCAGGAGCCGTTCACCGGTTTGACCTTGGGTTTGAAGCGGGCGCGCCGGCGCGCGAGCTCGGCCTCGTCCACCCGCAGCTCGATCCGCCCTTCGATCAGGTCCAGGGCGATGACGTCGCCTTCCTGAACCAGGCCGATCGGCCCGCCCTCGGCGGCCTCGGGGCTGACGTGGCCCACCGCGGCGCCCCGGGTGCCCCCCGAGAAGCGGCCGTCGGTGACCAGGGCCACGCTCTCGCCCAGGCCGCGGCCGACGATGGCGCTGGTGGGGGCCAGCATCTCGCGCATGCCGGGGCCGCCCTTGGGGCCCTCGTAGCGCACCACCACCACGTCGCCCGGCCGGATCCGGCCGGCGTCGATGGCCGCTTGGGCCTCCTCTTCGCTGTCGAAGACGCGGGCCGGGCCCTCGTGGCGCATCATCTCGGGCACCACCCCCGCGGTCTTGACCACCGCCCCTTCGGGGGCGAGGCTGCCGAAGAGGATCCGCAGCCCCCCCTGGGCGTCGTAGGGGTTTTCCAGCCGGCGGATCACGCGCTCGTCGCGGATCTCGTAGCCCTCCGCGAGCTGCTCGCCCAGGGTGCGGCCGCTGGCGGTGCGCGCCTCCAGGTTCAGATAACCGCCGCGGGCGAGCTCGCCCAGGATGGCGAAGACGCCGCCGGCGCGGTCGAGGTCTTCCATGTGGTAGGCGCTCGAAGGCGCGATCTTGCACAGCGTGGGCGTGGTGCGGCCGATGGCGTCGAGCTTTTCGAGCGCGAAGGGGATGCCCGCCTCCTCGGCCACGGCCAGGGTGTGGAGCACGGTGTTGGTGGAGCCGCCCATGGCCACGTCGAGGCGGAAGGCGTTTTCGAAGCTCTGCTCGTTCACGAAGTCGAGCGGCTTCACGTCCTCCTCCACCATGCGCATCAGCCAGTTCACCGCGGTCTTCTTCAGCTCCTCGCGCCGCGGGTCGGTGGCCAGGATCGAGCCGTTGCCGGGCACGGCCAGGCCCAGGGCCTCGAGCAGGCAGTTCATCGAGTTGGCGGTGAACATGCCCGAGCAGCTCCCGCAGCTGGGGCAGGCGAGCTGTTCGATCTGCTCGAGCCGCTCGGGGCTCATCGTACCCTCCTTGACCGCCCCCACGCCCTCGAAGACGCTGATCAGGTCCAGCGCCTCGCCGTCGAGGTAGCCCGCCTTCATCGGTCCGCCCGAGACGAAGACGCTGGGCAGGTTGACCCGCACCGCGGCCATCAGCATGCCGGGCACGATCTTGTCGCAGTTGGGGATGAAGATCGCCCCGTCGAAGGCGTGGGCCCGCAGCATCGTCTCCACGCTGTCGGCGATCAGCTCGCGGCTGGGCAGGCTCCACTTCATGCCCTCGTGGCCCATGGCGATGCCGTCGTCCACGCCGATGGTGTTGAACTCGAAGGGCACCCCGCCGGCCTCGCGGACGTAGCGTTTGATGCTGCGCACGAACTCCTGCAGGTGGGCGTGCCCCGGGACGATGTCCACGTAGCTGTTGACCACCGCGATGAAGGGTTTGTCGAAGTCGGACTCGCGCTCGATCACGCCGGTGGCGCGCAAAAGCGAGCGGTGGGGCGCGCGTTCGAGCCCCTTCTTGATGACGTCGCTGCGAAGACGCTTATTCTTTTCGCCAGTCATAGACCGTTCCCGTGTAGCGGTGGGGGTCGGCCTCGAGGACGCGAACCAGGTAGTTCGCCGCCTGCTCGGGGCTGATCAGCACCCCCTTTTCCTTGTAACCGCCAAAGATTTCGTGCAGCTGCTCGGCCGCGCCGCCGGTGGCGCTGCGGGCCTGTTCCTGCATGCCGGTGTCCACCACCCCGGGGCGGTAGGCGAAGCTGGCCACCATCGGGGCTTCGGCTGCGACCTGACGCGCCAGGTGCTCCTCGGCCGCTTTGGCGATGGCGTAGGCGCCGATGCCGGGCAGGTTGTACTCGGCCGCGCCCGAGCCGACGTAGACGGCCACGCCGTCGCCAGCGGCGATCAGGTCGGGCAGGGCGAATCGGGTGAGCTGGTAGGCGCCGGTGAGGCTCGCCCCCAGCACCTCGTTCCAGTGGCGCTCGGGAAGCTCCCACAGGAGCGGTCCCGCGTGCAGCACCCCGGCGTTGTGCACGAAGCCGTAGAAGCGGCCCAGCTCGCGCGCCAGCTCCACCAGCCGGCGGGCGGTTTCGGCGGCGGCCACGTCGCCCGCGTGGTGGCGCACCTGCACCCCCTTCGCTTCGACTTCCCGCGCCACTTCCGCCAGGGCCTCCTCGCCGCGGGCGGTGAGCACCAGGTGGGCCCCGCGCTCGGCCAGCCCCAGCGCCAGGGCCCGGCCGATGCCGCGCGAGGCTCCGGTCAGGATCAGGGTTCTTCCTCTCAGGCTCGGCATACTCCAGTTTACCCGCTCAGGTTCGCGAGCACCGCTTCGGTGAATGCGGCGGTGGAGGCGTCCCCGCCCAGGTCAGGGGTGCGGGCGCGAGCCAGCGCCGCGGCCACCGCCCGCTCGATCGCCCGGCCCGCCTCGGGCCGCCCCAGCGCGTAGGTGGCCAGCATTCCCGCCGAAAGGATGGCCGCGGTGGGGTTGGCCACGCCGCGGCCGGCGATGTCGGGGGCCGATCCGTGCACCGGCTCGAAGAGCGGCGTGCCCTCGCCCAGCGAGGCCGACGGGAGCAGCCCCAACGAGCCGGGGAGCACCGAGGCCAGGTCCGAGAGGATGTCGCCGAAGATGTTGCCGGTCACGATCACGTCGTAGTCGGAGGGGTGGGTGACCAGGTGCATGGCCATGGCGTCCACGTACTGGTGCTCGAGCGCCACCTCGGGCCAGCCCTCCGCCACCTCTTCCACGGTGCGGCGCCAGAACTCGCCCACCTCGAGCACGTTGGCCTTCTCCACGCTGGTGAGCTTCTTCCGGCGCTTGGCGGCGGCCTCGAAGGCCACCCGCGCCACCCGCTCCACTTCGGGCTTCGAGTACCGCATGGTGTTCCAGGCCTCGGCCTCGCTCATGCCCCGCGGGTCGCCGAAGTAGAGGCCGCCCGTGAGCTCGCGCACGATCAGCACGTCCACCCCGCGGGCGATCTCGGGCTTCAGCGGCGAGAGGTCTTCGAGGCCCTCGAGCACCCGTGCCGGGCGCAGGTTGGCGAAAAGCCCCTGGTCTTTGCGCAGCGCCAGCAGGCCGGTCTCGGGGCGGATCTCGCGGGGAACGCCGTCCCACCTGGGCCCGCCGATCGCGCCCAGGAGCACCGCGTCGGCCGCGGCCACGCCGCGCCGGGTGGCCTCGGGGTAGGGTTCGCCGGCGGCGTCGATGGCCGCGCCGCCGAAGTCGAAGTAGTCGAAGCCCAGCTCCAGGCCGAAGACGTCGGCGACCTTTTCGAGCACCCGCACCGCCGCCCCGGTCACCTCGGGGCCGATGCCGTCGCCGGGGAGAACCGCAATCTTGTGCATGACGTTTCCTTTCTCCGTGCCTCAGGCCCGGCCGCGGTAACCGCCGCGTTTGCCCGGCCCCGGCCGAGCGGCGTCAAGCTTCTTGATCTCGTCCATCGCCTCCAGCAGCTCGGCCAGCGGGTCCCAGCGCCCGCTGACGAGGGCCTCGCGGGCCGCCTCGCGGATGGCCAGCGGCGCCACCCGCCCGCCGAAGCGCACCTCGCGCGCCTCCAGGTCCACCTCCACCTCGCCCTCGGGATGGGCCTCCACCCACTCGGCCAGCACCCCCAGGTCTTCGGGGTCGAGGGTCACGCAGACCAGGCCGATCTGGGTGGCGTTGCCGAAGAAGATCTCGGCGAAGCTCTCGCCGATGATCGCTTGGAAGCCGGCCCGCTTGATGGCCTGGGGGGCGTGCTCGCGGCTGGAGCCGGAGCCGAAGCCGGCCCCCACCACCAAGACGCGCGCCCCCCGGCGCTCGGGGCGGTTGAGGGGGTGGTCCTTGGGGTTGCCGGCCTCGTCGTAGCGCTCGTCGTAGAAGAGCGCCTCGCCCAGCCCGTCGAAGGTGACGGCCTTGAGGAAACGCGCGGGGACGATGCGGTCGGTGTCGATCTCGTCGCCGGGGATCACCACGGCGCGCCCGCGTACTTGTTTGATGGCTTCCATCAGGCCTTCACCCCCAAGACCTCGCGCACGTCCACGACCTCGCCGGTCAGGGCCGCTGCGGCGACCATCGCCGGGCTGGCCAGCAGGGTGCGACCCTGGGGCGAGCCCTGCCGCCCCTTGAAGTTGCGGTTCGAGCTGCTGATCGAGATCTCGTCGCCCACCAGCTTGTCGGGGTTCATCGCCAGGCACATGCTGCAGCCGGCGTAGCGCCACTCGAAGCCGGCGTCGCGGAAGATTTGGTCGAGCCCCTCGGCCTCGGCCTGGCGGGCCACCTGCTCGCTGCCGGGCACGACGATGGCCCGCACGCCCGCGGGCACCCGGCCGCCCGCGGCGCGCACCACCCGCGCGGCCTCGCGCAGGTCGCTCAGGCGGCCGTTGGTGCAGCTGCCCACGAAGGCGACGTCGATCTTCTGCCCCTTGATGGGCCGGCCGGGCTCGAGCTTCATGTATTCCAGCGCCTCGCGCACCAGCGCCGCCTCCTCGTCCGGGACACCTTCCGGATCCGGCACCCGTTCCTCCACGGTGATCGCCTGCCCGGGGTTGATGCCCCAGGTGACGTAGGGGGCGATCCGCGAGCCGTCGATTTCCACCACGTCGTCGTACTCGGCGTCGGGGTCGGAGGCCAGGCCGCGCCAGTGGGCCACGGCCGCCTCCCACTCGTCTTCCGCGGGCGCGTAGGGGCGGCCTTTCAGGAAGGCGAAGGTGGTCTCGTCGGGGTTGACGTAGCCGATGCGGGCCCCGCCCTCGATGGACATGTTGCAGACGGTCATGCGTTCTTCCATGGTCATCCCGTCGATCACCGCACCGCCGTACTCGTAGGCGTAGCCCTGGCCGCCCCCCACGCCCAGGGTGCGGATGACGTGCAGGATCACGTCCTTCGCGCCCACGCCGGGCCGCAGCCGGCCGTTGACGTTGATGCGCCGCACCTTGAGCCGGGGCATGGCCACCGTTTGGGTGGCCAGCACGTCGCGCACCTGGGTGGTGCCGATGCCGAAGGCGATGGCCCCAAAGGCGCCGTGGGTGGAGGTGTGGCTGTCGCCGCAGACGATGGTGAACCCCGGCTGGGTCAGGCCCTGCTCCGGTCCCACCACGTGGACGATGCCCTGCCTGCCGCTGCCCACGTCGAAGAGTTCGATGCCGTGCTCGCGGGTATTCTTGCGCAACTCCTCGATCATCGCCTGGGCCAGCGGATCGGCGAAGGGCTCGCTGCGGGCGTCGGTGGGGACGATGTGGTCCACCGTCGCAAAGGTGCGGTGCGGCATGGCTACCCCGAGCCCCAGTTCCCGCAGCATTCCGAAGGCCTGCGGGCTGGTGACCTCGTGGATGAGGTGCAGGTCGATGAAGAGCTGGCTCTGCCCGCTTGCGAGCCGGCGCACCTCGTGGGCTTCCCAGACCTTTTCGTAGAGCGTTTTCCCGGCCACGTGTCCTCCTCGTTCCGACAACGAAAAACCGCCCGGCGGGGGCGGTGAGCGCAGTCCAAACGCCAACCTACCCCCGTGGAGGCGGAATTAGCGTTAGGGCGCGCGCGTACGTCATCTTGCGCATGAGTATACGTTCGGCCCCGGGCGGCGTCAACAGGGCCGAGTCGGGGTGTGGGTTGTCGGGGGTGGGAGGTGGGCCGGTTATGCATCGGCGATCGACGCTTGGCGTGCGTTGAGCCAACAACCCCCACCCCGGCCCTCCCCCAGGGGAGGGAGGTTTTTCGCAGCGAGTAATTCGTCATTCCAGCCAAGCAGGCCCTTGGCCTGCGCGAGCTGGAATCCAGAGCGGAAAGCACGGTGAGCGCT
This genomic stretch from Oceanithermus profundus DSM 14977 harbors:
- the leuB gene encoding 3-isopropylmalate dehydrogenase encodes the protein MHKIAVLPGDGIGPEVTGAAVRVLEKVADVFGLELGFDYFDFGGAAIDAAGEPYPEATRRGVAAADAVLLGAIGGPRWDGVPREIRPETGLLALRKDQGLFANLRPARVLEGLEDLSPLKPEIARGVDVLIVRELTGGLYFGDPRGMSEAEAWNTMRYSKPEVERVARVAFEAAAKRRKKLTSVEKANVLEVGEFWRRTVEEVAEGWPEVALEHQYVDAMAMHLVTHPSDYDVIVTGNIFGDILSDLASVLPGSLGLLPSASLGEGTPLFEPVHGSAPDIAGRGVANPTAAILSAGMLATYALGRPEAGRAIERAVAAALARARTPDLGGDASTAAFTEAVLANLSG
- the ilvD gene encoding dihydroxy-acid dehydratase → MTGEKNKRLRSDVIKKGLERAPHRSLLRATGVIERESDFDKPFIAVVNSYVDIVPGHAHLQEFVRSIKRYVREAGGVPFEFNTIGVDDGIAMGHEGMKWSLPSRELIADSVETMLRAHAFDGAIFIPNCDKIVPGMLMAAVRVNLPSVFVSGGPMKAGYLDGEALDLISVFEGVGAVKEGTMSPERLEQIEQLACPSCGSCSGMFTANSMNCLLEALGLAVPGNGSILATDPRREELKKTAVNWLMRMVEEDVKPLDFVNEQSFENAFRLDVAMGGSTNTVLHTLAVAEEAGIPFALEKLDAIGRTTPTLCKIAPSSAYHMEDLDRAGGVFAILGELARGGYLNLEARTASGRTLGEQLAEGYEIRDERVIRRLENPYDAQGGLRILFGSLAPEGAVVKTAGVVPEMMRHEGPARVFDSEEEAQAAIDAGRIRPGDVVVVRYEGPKGGPGMREMLAPTSAIVGRGLGESVALVTDGRFSGGTRGAAVGHVSPEAAEGGPIGLVQEGDVIALDLIEGRIELRVDEAELARRRARFKPKVKPVNGSWLKRYRALVTNAAHGAVLREPE
- the leuD gene encoding 3-isopropylmalate dehydratase small subunit; amino-acid sequence: MMEAIKQVRGRAVVIPGDEIDTDRIVPARFLKAVTFDGLGEALFYDERYDEAGNPKDHPLNRPERRGARVLVVGAGFGSGSSREHAPQAIKRAGFQAIIGESFAEIFFGNATQIGLVCVTLDPEDLGVLAEWVEAHPEGEVEVDLEAREVRFGGRVAPLAIREAAREALVSGRWDPLAELLEAMDEIKKLDAARPGPGKRGGYRGRA
- a CDS encoding SDR family NAD(P)-dependent oxidoreductase, with product MPSLRGRTLILTGASRGIGRALALGLAERGAHLVLTARGEEALAEVAREVEAKGVQVRHHAGDVAAAETARRLVELARELGRFYGFVHNAGVLHAGPLLWELPERHWNEVLGASLTGAYQLTRFALPDLIAAGDGVAVYVGSGAAEYNLPGIGAYAIAKAAEEHLARQVAAEAPMVASFAYRPGVVDTGMQEQARSATGGAAEQLHEIFGGYKEKGVLISPEQAANYLVRVLEADPHRYTGTVYDWRKE
- a CDS encoding NEW3 domain-containing protein encodes the protein MRRLAGFLLALAVTFAQGQTTYKGLVLSTPYPALTVKAGEVVNLPLTLRNYGLPPQLTRLRVEGAPAGWTVAFLGSGRVVEAAFLAPDATQNLTLRVEVPKEVGEGRYTMTVLAEGASARARLPLTLTVGKVLPPSLRLEVELPVLKGTPKTTFRYRATLKNESDQDLLVGLEADAPQGFEVVFKPQFSGQEVTTLPIKAGETKNVDIEVSPPPRVQAGEYKIEVAARSGAARAGLELTAVITGRPELSLTTPDGRLSGRAYAGRTSPLKIVVKNRGSAEAKQVEFSSYEPSGWELSFEPKRIDAIPAGEQAEVTVKIKPSSKAIAGDYMVTLTARPKNGTPENADFRITVLTSTVWGVVGVGLIAVALGVLALAVARFGRR
- the leuC gene encoding 3-isopropylmalate dehydratase large subunit, which gives rise to MAGKTLYEKVWEAHEVRRLASGQSQLFIDLHLIHEVTSPQAFGMLRELGLGVAMPHRTFATVDHIVPTDARSEPFADPLAQAMIEELRKNTREHGIELFDVGSGRQGIVHVVGPEQGLTQPGFTIVCGDSHTSTHGAFGAIAFGIGTTQVRDVLATQTVAMPRLKVRRINVNGRLRPGVGAKDVILHVIRTLGVGGGQGYAYEYGGAVIDGMTMEERMTVCNMSIEGGARIGYVNPDETTFAFLKGRPYAPAEDEWEAAVAHWRGLASDPDAEYDDVVEIDGSRIAPYVTWGINPGQAITVEERVPDPEGVPDEEAALVREALEYMKLEPGRPIKGQKIDVAFVGSCTNGRLSDLREAARVVRAAGGRVPAGVRAIVVPGSEQVARQAEAEGLDQIFRDAGFEWRYAGCSMCLAMNPDKLVGDEISISSSNRNFKGRQGSPQGRTLLASPAMVAAAALTGEVVDVREVLGVKA